The Branchiostoma floridae strain S238N-H82 chromosome 1, Bfl_VNyyK, whole genome shotgun sequence sequence ATAGGGAAAAATTAAATACACTGATGAACGTTAACAACTGATTTGTGGGTGCAAGAGAAGACAAGTGAATTTAGTGTAACGATCGCCTCAAATGTCTCGCAGTGCTCATGTGTGAGTAACACGTGATCGGAACAAATAAACATAGGGCAATAAAAGTAAATACACTGACGAATGTAAACAACTGATTTGTGGGTGCAAGAGAAGATAAGTGAATCTAGTGTAACGATCGCCTCAAATGTCTAGCAGTAACGGTGCGCATGTGTCAGTAACAAGTGATCGGAGCAAATAAACATAGGGAACTCGAAATAAAAGTAAATACACTGACGAACGTGAACAACTGATTTGTGGGTGCAAGAGAAGATAAGTGAATCTAGTGTAACGATCGTCTGAAATGTCTAGCAGGGTGTCAGTAACAAGTGATCGGAGCAAATAAACATAGGGAATTCGAAATAAAAGTAAATACACTGACGAACATGAACAACTGATTTGTGGGTGCATGCGAAGACACGTGAATTTAGTGTAACGATCGCCTCAAATGTCTAGCAGTAGAAGTGCTCATGTGTCAGTAATAAGTGATCGGAGCAAATAAACATAGGGAAATAACGGTAACGATACTAATCAACATAAACAACTGAGTTGTGGGCGTTTTATGAGggaattacattttacattatgtccctttaatggGTATTATTATTTACACATAAGTTATACAAGGACGTGTAGGACCGACTCAATGTCAGCAGGACCCTCCCCGGATCGGTTCTGAACTggagagaccccgcctccgccacaccaggctcaagtttcTTCAACTCCTGGGTGGTACGAGAGGGAAACGAGAGCCTGTAACGTTAGTAGTTGGATTTACTCGCAAGTCACAATGGTCTGCAGTTTGAAAGCGTGGTTGGTGCGGCTGGATCATCATCTTGAGTCGCCCGGACCTATACTGGACGCTTGTGGGACAGGAATGTTGTTGTGGATGATTTTGTACATGGTTGTGAGCCTATATACGTTTTTCGGGTCTAGTCTGCAAGGACTTCCAGCCCAGTTTGTTGATAAGTGCGGTGTCACAAAGCACACGTGTCTATGGAGATTTGTGCACGATGGCAACTTCATCATCAGCTTATCATGACAACTGTGTGACTGGAAGCCGTGTTGAACTGGACAAAACACAGGATACTCGGCTTCTGTATCGGTAAAGACTCTTTCTTTACTTTCCTTTGGGGTACACAAACACGTGTGTACGGTGGGGAAGTGAATGTGGCCATTCGAACGTGACCTTGCACATACGGCAGTGATCCAACAGGTCACCGTTTTTAGCGATAACAAagggttcgtggaactctagtttcactagcgtttgtgtgtctgtgtgtctgtcatcaagataactcaagaacggccgggtggattagtttcatacttggtgtgttggtagggtgtgacgaaagctggaaattatgtgattttggcccccctagtggcttcccttggtactgcagtgcaaattccggttttgctatctcgtgttctgaccAGCCTATGATCACGATTTtagggtgttagatagctcttgtgctcagaaagaagtaACATaggtttggcccccctagcgacCAGATTTAGgacagcaggggcatttttgtaaaaaaaacttctgaagcggaTAACTCAAGaggggaacaacggattttcataatttttggtatgtaggtaccttagacaatgttgtacaaaatgaaattctaattatgcaaaattagagtacatttgcataattaatgagaatattctatcatagcagttttttcaatgtacactCTTGTCCCGGatatgatatggtcttgacatttgggtggtagatagctttcagcgtcatgacatAGTGGgccaagtttcagtcccctacgaataaaggtgaactaacgttaatagATTAGATGTCTTACGTCAGTCTTGAGACTTCTGCCAGCACAAGAATCTAGGTAAGAAATTCTGTATCTAAAGAAAGATCAGATAAAAGATGACATGATACTCGTATTGAAAGATGCGGAAACCGTAGTTTGACTTTATTTACAGTTTTGTACAACATGCGAGTGCTCAACCCCTCGCTGCGAAGGAGAAAGAATAATAAATTTAGATGTATCTGCTGATACCTACAATCAACAGCGGTTAGTGTCTGTtaacctttttttcaaattatcaAAACAAACCCAGATGTGAACgttatgttaaaaaaaagtagtcattttttaaagattttgcttattttgcagtCAAAGAAACTTCTAAAGCTACTcaataatggcaaaaaaaacaattctGTCGGGAAAAAACGCATCGAGTCTTGTACAATTATCTAACGTGACGGATGGCGAAAAATTACATGTGTCATTCTGAACCTCTTGGCAGAAACACAAAGTTCATGTCTGGAAGAAAACGCTCTACTTTTTATACAGTTGTTTAGCGTGACAAATGTATtgaaacgtgtttttttttcttcaattttaccaATGAATTTTTCCAAAAAACAGAGTATAAACTCTTCAGTCTCGAACTACTCGTCCAGATCAGGTCTCTAGATCTCCCACTCtggaaaataagaaaatctATCTGTAAACcacttttaaaacattcaaaGTAACAAGTACCTCAGAACATTTAGGTGTCACTTTTGAAAGAATGTGTCAACCTATTTGGCGACAAGACAACCGGTCTGAATTAACTTAAGCTTTGTACAACTTAACAATAGATAACGTACAAATAACATACATGTGTTTAAAACATATACTTTACAATTTCTTGCATATAGATTTCAAAACCCAACAAGTAGAATTGTCTTAATACAGCATCTATTTCTACGCACCTCTAAAAATGATTAAAAGTCGAGGGCCTTATCCCAGCTGCTCATCCCCGACATTTTGGCCTTCCATGCTGTCTCTTTCCTGTTCTCCTGCACAGGCGGGCGACAAAAGTCAAGAATTACCCAAAAGTTCATCCTTGTCTGTTTCAAAATCTTAAGAACACACATTATAAGCCACAGACCATCAAAACGTTGCCCTTTGTTGATCCCAGCTGCAATAGAATTCTGCCCTTCTTGTCGATATTCAACATTAGCGAGTGCACTGCTCATGAGAAACTCACCCTCCTGCGTTCAGCTGCTAGCTCCTGCTGTTTCTTCATGTCTTCCGCTGTGATCCTTTTCGCGACGCGTTTTNNNNNNNNNNNNNNNNNNNNNNNNNNNNNNNNNNNNNNNNNNNNNNNNNNNNNNNNNNNNNNNNNNNNNNNNNNNNNNNNNNNNNNNNNNNNNNNNNNNNCGGGGAACGATGGCGTCCGTGTCGCTGACAGAGGAAATAACAAAGGCAGTGCTCTTGCCCTCCTTCTTGGCTGCCCTTGCTTTGGCCTTTGCTCTCCTAGAGCTCTCTGCAAGTTTTCGTGATCTATTCTGTAACATCTCCTGTTCAGAAAGATACAAACAAAGCGATTTAGCTCAGAGCTTCAAGCCTTCAACTGTGCCAACAGCCTATTTTTCTCTGCTTTTCGTCTTTTCTTGCTGATTGTCTTTATCATCAGAATTTCTCAAATTTCTGTGATGATGATCCACTCGTTGACtagaaatgatatgatatgatatatgttatgatatgatatgatatgatatgatatgatatgactcACGTCACGTCTGTTGGCGGCGTCACTGAGTTGCTGTCTCAGTTTAGTGCGTGATCCCGCGGACTCCTTCTTGACCCGTTCGCGCCTCTCTTGGAGAGTTTCCTCCAGTTTCGCAAGCTTAACTGGGCGGCGAGGGGGCGCGTCGGGCTCGGAGGCGGGCTTCACTAGCACCTGGAAAGCGACGGACTCGCCCCGGGTGTTGAGGGGCAACAGGCCGTCTTGTCGAAGCTCAGCAAGGACGTCGGCCGACGACTTGCTGGACCTTGGCTGGGACATTGGAGGCTGTGCGGTTACCACTGGACATTCTGGAACAATTCAAAGAATACGCGAAAATGTAGTTAATGTCCGTGGTAGCATACAATTTACGGCAACATGTAAGATCTAGTAGACGTTGCCTAAAGGATGTGATTAGATAGAACTACAACTAGCCCCTTCCATCACAAACTCACCACAAGCAGTTTAGACTAAAAGGAGAACCACTTCGTATAACGACCGCATTTTGATCATATGCCATAATTttaacagacaaaaacaatagaCGGGAGACTTCGTAAACCCAGTGACTCACCGACACCGGTGGTCCCGCGGTCCATTTCCTCCTCATCCGGTGCTGGTTCCTTCCCCACATCTCCCTCTACTACAGGGGACACCTTGTTAGAGCGCTTCATACAGAAGCAGCTCGTGAGCGTTATGAGAAACTTCCACATTATGTGCGTGTAGTCGTCACGAGTCTGTGATAGGTGACTATCGGCACTTCAGGAgaactttgttgttctaaagGCAGCTAGGCAACACACTATAACGTCACAACTGATGGGGAAGTGTGGAATGTTCGATTATTGGACAAGACGAGGAGGTGTAGTATTGTAAAGGTAACTTTTACGTGAGATAGCGTGGCGcggcggcagcgtgtttgcctcgggactgagaggtctcgagttcgattCCAGCtgcatgtcaccgatcttgtgctcttgggaaaggcactttacacggctttcctcactctactcattcgaaaatgaacacttagcttcggctaggaccgtccctcggataggacgtaaaatggaggtcccgtgtctggggagagccacaccccatccacgttaaagaacccaccacacgtgcgatggtgcggcgtgagtggttcaaaaccttcaGTCCCTTGGCGGCACCttggcaattactgtcgtattgaggtcacctgagtggcgccgaatggcagctcgctccagatccgtgcgatttagccccgcctattgtaagcttcagcccctggctgccaagagagagtagtcggcccacccaataacaaaataacattgTCCCAATAACATaagaaaattgataaaatgCGATCTTTCCGCCCTCGTTCAATCATTGTTTTACGACGTGAAGCTTAAGATACAACTTCAACTACTAGTAATTGAACGAGTGCCAAATGGAAGAGTTGACCAATCTCAAACTTCATTATGTACGGCTACACAAAGCaggatatataataataatctttatcgcaaattcatgcccgagggctaattgcattcagagtaaagtagtagtggtatacataaacatactcaacaaaaaaaggaaatgatattcatagataaatcaaaagggaataacgtctaaactaaatctatttctacttaagctatttgattgGTTTTGgcttcttttccgtatgcagtagaagatgaattgtccaacattttcatatataaaggggttggacgacttaagcaagaagattgattaAGTACGTCCCCGAAGTGACGCCAATTTTGGAGAACTAAAATTATCAAACGACAACAAAAAGGTCGCATGTTATCAATTTTTCTTAATAAAACAAGTCATACACCTTTAAAACACTACACCCCCACGCCTTGTCCCATAATCGAACAGTCCATACTTCCCCATCAGTTGTGACGTAATGTATTGTGTTGCCGAGCTgcgtttagaacaacaaagttcCATCGATGATCCTCAGTCATTGATCACAGACTCGTCGACGACTACAGACTGTAAAAACGCCCGCCTACTCATGAAAATTGGGGTTTTCTTGTCCCCTTACTTCCTGGTACGAGGAAAAACCTCATCATTTAGAATTGTACAAATGCTTGGGGGTATCTTACATCCATATACAAAATTAAAGATATTATTGAAGtccattaaataaataaatatacgGTGTTTAGTCCTTGGAATGACAGAAGTTAAGTGTAATCGATTAAATGTCGTTTCTTACACCAGTCCCTGACCCGATACTTCTACCACCTCAAGGATCTATTAGTTTAAGACGTTCAGTAAGTATAGAAAGGTCAGATAAAAGATGACATGATATTCGTATTGAAAGATTCAGAAACCGtagtttgactttatttgcagtTTTGTACAACATGCGAGTGCATTAACACCTGGCTGTAAAGGAGATAGAACAATACATACAGATACCTGACAACCAACAGAAAATTTTTCTGAAGCATTGACCTATTTCGAAAAAAAGAGGAGTGAACTTAAACATAACAGTATGTTAAAAAAcgtagtcatttttttttacttctgcaTATAGTGCAGTCAAATAAACTTCTAAACCTATTCAATAATGGCAAAAAACAATTCTGTCAGGAAAAAAACGTATTGAGTCTTGTAGAATTACCTAACGTGACGGATGGCGAAAAATTACATGTGTCATTCTGAACCTCTTGGcagaaacacaaaattcatGTCTGGAAGAAAACGCCCTACTTCCCATACAATTGTTTAGCGTGACATTTTTCAATGAATTTTAACAAAAACCAGAGCATAAACTCTCCAGTCTCCAACCCCTCGTCCAGATCAGGCCTCTAGATCTCCCACTctggaaaataagaaaaacttTCTGTAAACcacttttaaaacattcaaaCTATTAGTACCTCAAAACATTTAGATGTAAAACGCATATTTGaaagaatgtatttttttctacattcatgtataacatttttgtttttggcGGTAAGACAACCGGTGTGCATCAACTTAagctttgtagtgaaatggaccattgttgtgAGGTCGAACTGAACAATAGATAACTTACagataatgtacatgtgtgtaaaaaaaacatatacttTACAATTTCGTGCAAGTAGATTTCAAAACCCAACAAGTAGAATCTTCTTAATACAACATCTATTTCTACGCACCTCTGAATATGATTAGAAGTCGAGAGCCTTATCCCAGCTGCTCATCCCCGACATTTTGGCCTTCCATGCTGTCTCTTTCCTGTTCTCCTGCACAGGCGGGCGACAAAAGTCAAGAATTACCCAAAAGTTCATCCTTGTCTGTTTCAAAATCTTAAGAACACACATTATAAGCCACAGACCATCAAAACGTTGCCCTTTGTTGATCCCAGCTGCAATAGAATTCTGCCCTTCTTGTCGATATTCAACATTAGCGAGTGCACTGAGAAACTCACCCTCCTGCGTTCAGCTGCTAACTCCTGCTGTTTCTTCATGTCTTCCGCTGTGATCCTTTTCGCGACGCGTTTTCTCCTCTTGCTAAGACGTTTCTCCAAAGCCTGCGCCTTCTCCGAGTCCCGGGGAACGATGGCGTCCGTGTCGCTGACAGAGGAAATAACAAAGGCAGTGCTCTTGCCCTCCTTCTTGGCTGCCCTTGCTTTGGCCTTTGCTCTCCTAGAGCTCTCTGCAAGTTTTCGTGATCTATTCTGTAACATCTCCTGTTCAGAAAGATACAAACAAAGCGATTTAGCTTAGAGCTTCAAGCCTTCAACTGTGCCAACAGCCTATTTTTCTCTGCTTTTCGTCTTTTCTTGCTGATTGTCTTTATCATCAGAATTTCTCAAATTTCTGTGATGATGATCCACTCGTTGACtagaaatgatatgatatatgttttgatatgatatgatatgatatgatatgatatgatatgatatgactcACGTCACGTCTGTTGGCGGCGTCACTGAGTTGCTGTCTCAGTTGAGTGCGTGATCCCGCGGACTCCTTCTTGACCCGTTCGCGCCTCTCCTGGAGAGTTTCCTCCAGTTTCGCAAGCTTAACTGGGCGGCGAGGGGGCGCGTCGGGCTCGGAGGCGGGCTTCACTAGCACCTGGAAAGAGACGGACTCGCCCCGGGTGTTGAGGGGCAACAGGCCGTCTTGTCGAAGCTCAGCAAGGACGTCGGCCGACGACTTGCTTGACCTTGGCTGCGACATTGGAGGCTGTGCGGTCACCACTGGACATTCTGGAACAATTCAAAGAATACGAGAAAATGTAGTTAATGTCCGTGGTAGCATACATTTACGGCAACATGTAAGATCTTGTATACGTTGCCTAAAGGATATGATAGGATAGGTCTACAACTACCCCCATCCATCACGACCGCATTTTGATCATATGCCATAATTTTAAGACAATAACAATAGACGGGAGACTTCGTAGTCCCAGTGACTCACTGGTGGCCCCGCGGTTCATTTCCTCCTCTTTTGCTGCTGGTTCCTTCTCCACATCTCCCTCCACTACAGGGGACACCTTGTTAGAGCGCTTCATACAGAAGCAGCTCGTGAGCGTAATGAGAAACTTCCACATTATGTGCGTACAATTGTCACGAGTCTGTGATCAGTGACTATCGCCAAATAAGCTAGTGgaactttgttgttctaaacgcAGCTAGGCAACACAATATAACGTCACAACTGATGGGAAAGTTTGGACTGTTCGATTATGGGACAAGGCGAGGGGGTGTAGTGTGATCTTTCTGTCTCCATTTTATCATTGTTCTACGATGTGAGGCGTAAGGTACAAATCCAATTAATTGAAAGTGGCTAAATGAAtaaaacacagaacaaaaagatcttattttattactttttgttAAAACCATATACTTTTCTTACAATACGACACCCCCTCGTCTTGTCCAATAATGGAACATGATACAATAACTACGTTTTTACAAGTTTGTACGTTATTTGTACGTATCTATTGTTCACTTCGACGCTCAAGTAATACAAAGCAAGTTAAAGCAGACCGGTTTGTCACCAAATAGGTTGAAATAAAATCATGCTTTACATcaatgtacgaggggtgatcccTCGTAAAAATGCATCATTTCAAACATGCGTTTCAGTTTGCCCCATGGATGTtttgaagtactagtactagacaAAAACTTGATCACTTTGGTCTCTTTTCTATGATGGTGATTTGGGTGGGTCGATTCAACTTAGCACAATATGATTGGTGAGTGGTGACTGataaataaatgacaacaacgACTTGGgattttgttcttatttttgTACTGCTAAGCCCCTATAACAGGGATTACTAGCAGTGCGCATGTGTTACGGTAACAAGTGATCGGGACAAATAAAAATAGCGAAATAAAAGTAAATACACTGACAAACATAACAAACAGATTTGTGGGTGCAAGCGAAGACACGTGAATTTAGTGTAACGATCGCTTCAAATGTCTCGCAGTGCTCATGTGTGAGTAACAAGTGATCGGAACAAATAAACATAGGGCAATTAAAATAAATACACTGACGAACGTGAACAACTGATTTGTGGGTCCAAGAGAAGACACGTGAATCTAGTGTAACGATCGCCTCAAATGTTAAGCAGTAGCAGTGCGCATGTGTCAGTAACAAGTGATCGGAACAAATAAACATAGGGAAATAAATGCATGTAACAACACTAAGCAATAAAACAACTGAGTTGTGGGGGTTTTATGAGTGAATTTAGTAGATATCATCTAACgtcacacataacgttataacgttacaagggCGCGTAGGGTCGACTCAAAGTCAGCAGGACCCTCCCCGGATCGGTTTTGAActgagacccccccccccccccccaacgatCACCTCCAATGTCGTGTATGGccaggtactctccaagcagaggttggcggGAGGAGAATCGTGACATTTTACACACGTactagacaggcaacatttgcgaGCAACTACTGTATATTTCAACCACCTCCCACCAAGTCGGCCAACTGAGCTCAGTTATTGATTTGTAAAGTTATTTTCCGTCGTAAGGCACAAAAAGGTGTTTAGGACGGGAAAGTGAATGTGACGATTAGAACGTGACCTTGCTCATACTCCAATGATCCCTAGCTATACCAAAGTTAGTTCTATCTATAATATCTTCCTAAAAGGCTaagttaagctaagggcataacCCACCGCTGtctacgtgctgtctacgtgccaaaacttGGGCAATCTTTtaggtaagtaccgcctccgtacaaactcgtagggaacccgacggattttggagcacgcagccacgccgtagaactttacgtacaggcaagactttgtgtgccatcgggctgcggattcgctccCCGTACATGCTAGTAccggcgacgcgcctgccctgtacagcctgaacgttttctgAAAtgcgtggcggacgtggcctctcaAAAAACATACGGCGAATTgcacgtacggggggggggggggggaagggggggttgtgcccttagctttagggttacgttccggtgtgacagcgatctcgcccccccggcgatctcacccccccgggggcgagatcactagcgttttcgcccccctttagcgttttcgccccccccccccagagcagctggctactacatattacaggtgcgctacctggtactatactgcacctggggagtaacgtatatggtgtgttacctggtacaatgtacctatatggcaccttattaccgtaccgtaagatgtaatacctcgaaagtcgatactatattgttcggtgcaaacatgacattgaaatgaaaaagacaatttttgcagctgaggtggcataaaaacagtgctactgcgaacgtataaatcaacaccgtctatggtacggaatacgtcagctatatgttttcaatttgttacattgttttatttcttgtgctggaaacatttccaaagcactaacaaaaacacacgtgaataatagtttctcattataaacactatctacgcgcaaatTGAtctagctgttgctaaatgctacacaaacactggtaaagtaccagtcttaagaaacacgggtaaatgcatcagttcctaaatactaaaaaaaacagtcctgttggaggtgaagatatcccttggccaggtgcatataccaaaatgtgcgttattctaattaatacctaatatttgcataatt is a genomic window containing:
- the LOC118419171 gene encoding uncharacterized protein LOC118419171, with amino-acid sequence MSQPRSSKSSADVLAELRQDGLLPLNTRGESVSFQVLVKPASEPDAPPRRPVKLAKLEETLQERRERVKKESAGSRTQLRQQLSDAANRRDEMLQNRSRKLAESSRRAKAKARAAKKEGKSTAFVISSVSDTDAIVPRDSEKAQALEKRLSKRRKRVAKRITAEDMKKQQELAAERRRENRKETAWKAKMSGMSSWDKALDF